In Plasmodium yoelii strain 17X genome assembly, chromosome: 6, one DNA window encodes the following:
- a CDS encoding PIR protein yields MDHFLCIRFSTLRGYYPDELNISKERDIHNIGGIVKYCPNGNSRDKKCNTELDKINAACLWLFEQNIANRIDDLSSEQVKAFIIYIMIWLNYMLNLKKDGKITALKDFYTNHIENNPNYINCKSDGNDCNSTLNDKAGYNNFKEVIVKNMELSNINFEDISKFYDAFKLLCKMYIEFNEDEPECTKYLEYANNFVDKYKKLNGNSSVTGNISYSQVLCTLSTDYDNFKKKCNGINCMNIPLLPPIKTIQHPVQSSKDHSEHASVQKSDVTSSSLSIVNKLILALSIFGAITVFWGISYKYSLFGFRKRSKKQHLRENLKK; encoded by the exons ATGGATCATTTcctg tgtatAAGGTTTAGTACATTAAGGGGATATTATCCCGATGAATTAAACATTTCTAAAGAACGTGATATTCATAATATAGGGGGTATTGTAAAATACTGCCCTAATGGAAATTCAAGAGACAAAAAATGCAATACTGAGctcgataaaataaatgctgCATGCTTATGGTTGTTCGAGCAAAATATTGCTAATAGGATTGATGATTTAAGTAGTGAACAGGTTAAAgcgtttattatatacattatgatatggttaaattatatgttaaacctaaagAAAGATGGCAAAATCACCGCATTAAAAGATTTTTATACTAATCATATAGAAAACAATCCgaattatattaattgtaAAAGTGATGGTAACGATTGTAATAGTACATTAAATGATAAAGCgggatataataattttaaggaAGTCATagttaaaaatatggaattgtcgaatattaattttgaagatatatctaaattttatgatgcatttaaattattatgtaaaatGTATATTGAATTTAACGAAGACGAGCCAGAATGCACGAAATATTTGGAATATGCAAATAACTTTGTtgacaaatataaaaaacttaATGGAAATTCTAGTGTTACTGGAAACATTTCATATAGTCAAGTATTGTGTACtttatcaactgattatgataattttaaaaagaaatgtAATGGTATTAATTGTATGAATATTCCATTGCTTCCACCGATAAAAACAATACAACATCCCGTACAAAGTTCTAAAGATCATTCTGAACATGCTTCTGTACAAAAATCTGATgttacatcatcaagttTGTCGATagtaaacaaattaattctAGCTTTATCAATATTCGGTGCAATAACAGTTTTTTggggaatttcttataag tattcgttattcggatttcggaaacgatctaaaaaacaacatttaagagaaaatctaaaaaaataa